The Flavobacteriales bacterium genome has a segment encoding these proteins:
- a CDS encoding OmpA family protein — protein MIRFIFFLTILFTTQVTFSQDVIVFDAEPENLGTNVNSAGDELSPKISPDGKTLFITRYPENNNGKNNIWVSYLQANGKWTLASNIGTPLNVPGYSTSVQSVTPDGNTILLSNLYKYFDGSVSGGGCSISSRQRGGWAFPKQQIIEKYENNNQYVNYFLSNSGKFLLMAIEKKKGLGEKDIWVSFQTSDNNWSVPLNLGNVVNTKGDEFGPFLASDEKTLYYVSEGLPGGYGGADVWMTRRLDDSWTNWSKPVNMGEKINSANFDAYFSIDASGEYAYFSSEKNSYGKSDIYRIKMPQAAKPEPVVLVYGKVLDQKTNQPIKAKISYEQLPSGRQLGTASTSPDETIYKIVLPHGKNYGFMATADNYYSVTQNIDASKLEAYQELEVNLYLAPIEKDEAIRLNNIFFEFGKAALKEESFPELDRLVKLLTDNPSITIEINGHTDDVGADADNLRLSQDRAAAVVSYLTSKKIAEKRLSSNGFGETKPLADNKSEEGKQLNRRVEFVVKTK, from the coding sequence ATGATACGTTTCATTTTTTTTCTAACCATTTTATTTACAACGCAAGTTACTTTTTCGCAAGATGTAATCGTTTTCGATGCAGAACCCGAAAATTTAGGAACAAACGTTAATTCTGCTGGAGATGAGTTGTCTCCAAAAATATCTCCCGACGGCAAAACCTTATTCATTACTCGCTACCCTGAAAACAATAACGGAAAAAACAACATTTGGGTATCGTATTTACAAGCCAACGGAAAATGGACATTAGCTTCAAACATTGGAACTCCCCTGAATGTTCCTGGATATTCTACATCGGTTCAATCCGTTACTCCTGATGGTAACACCATTTTGCTATCTAACTTGTACAAATATTTTGATGGTAGCGTTTCTGGAGGAGGCTGTTCTATAAGCTCACGACAACGTGGTGGATGGGCGTTTCCTAAACAGCAAATCATCGAAAAATACGAAAACAACAACCAATACGTGAACTATTTTTTATCGAACAGCGGTAAGTTTTTACTTATGGCAATCGAAAAGAAAAAAGGTCTTGGTGAAAAAGATATTTGGGTATCATTTCAAACGTCTGACAACAACTGGTCGGTACCTTTAAACCTTGGCAATGTTGTAAATACCAAAGGTGACGAATTTGGACCATTTTTAGCATCCGACGAAAAAACATTGTACTACGTTTCGGAAGGTTTACCTGGTGGTTATGGTGGAGCTGACGTTTGGATGACCAGAAGATTAGACGACTCGTGGACCAATTGGTCGAAACCTGTTAACATGGGTGAAAAAATTAATTCTGCCAATTTTGATGCTTATTTTAGTATAGATGCATCAGGCGAATATGCTTATTTCAGTTCCGAAAAAAACAGCTATGGGAAAAGCGATATTTATAGAATTAAAATGCCTCAAGCTGCAAAACCAGAACCCGTAGTGTTGGTTTACGGAAAAGTACTTGACCAAAAAACCAATCAACCAATAAAAGCAAAAATTAGCTACGAACAATTGCCTTCAGGTAGACAATTGGGCACAGCCAGTACTAGCCCCGACGAAACCATTTATAAAATTGTGTTGCCGCACGGTAAAAACTATGGTTTTATGGCTACTGCCGATAATTATTATTCAGTAACACAAAACATTGACGCAAGTAAACTAGAGGCTTACCAAGAGTTAGAAGTTAATTTATATTTAGCTCCTATCGAAAAAGATGAAGCCATACGTTTAAATAACATTTTCTTTGAATTTGGTAAAGCCGCCTTAAAAGAAGAATCTTTTCCAGAATTGGACCGATTGGTAAAATTACTAACCGATAACCCAAGCATTACCATAGAAATTAACGGACATACTGATGATGTTGGAGCTGATGCCGACAACCTTAGACTTTCGCAAGATAGAGCTGCTGCGGTGGTATCTTATCTTACCTCAAAAAAAATTGCGGAAAAACGTTTGTCTTCTAATGGTTTTGGAGAAACCAAACCACTAGCTGATAACAAATCCGAAGAAGGAAAACAACTGAACAGAAGGGTGGAGTTTGTGGTCAAGACGAAATAG
- a CDS encoding type IX secretion system membrane protein PorP/SprF, translated as MRNFITIISLFISCVTFAQQEAMFTHYMFNKLAINPGYAGTVDAISITGIHRSQWTSFKGAPTTQNLTAHMPIDGKNIGVGFSVLNDQIGPTQNIGLAGDFAYKIKINERDKLSLGIKASINFISTNLTSLEIIDQNDASFAQNISSGTLPNFGFGAYYYNKKYFAGISTPKLLQNGFDASNPAGTSIAISNEQRHYFLMGGTIFNLTTDGQFKLKPTSFVKVTSGAPIQMDLTSSVIYNDKFSGGISWRTGDALGLLLGINLNDQFMFGYSFDFSYTNTTFNYNGGSHEIMLRYDIVKNKEKSMPSHF; from the coding sequence ATGCGAAACTTTATAACCATCATATCTCTTTTTATTTCTTGTGTAACGTTTGCACAACAAGAAGCCATGTTTACGCATTACATGTTTAATAAATTGGCTATAAACCCAGGCTATGCCGGTACTGTTGATGCCATAAGCATAACAGGTATTCATCGTTCGCAATGGACATCATTTAAAGGAGCACCTACCACACAAAATTTAACGGCTCACATGCCTATTGATGGTAAAAATATTGGTGTTGGATTTTCGGTATTAAACGATCAAATTGGTCCAACGCAAAATATTGGTTTAGCAGGTGATTTTGCCTACAAAATAAAAATTAACGAACGAGATAAGTTGTCACTAGGAATTAAAGCATCAATTAATTTTATTTCAACCAATTTAACCTCGTTAGAAATAATCGACCAAAATGATGCTTCGTTTGCTCAAAACATAAGCAGTGGTACGTTACCAAATTTTGGATTTGGAGCATATTATTACAACAAAAAATATTTCGCGGGAATATCAACTCCAAAATTATTACAAAATGGTTTTGATGCTAGCAATCCAGCTGGAACTTCAATAGCCATATCGAACGAACAACGCCACTATTTTTTAATGGGAGGTACCATTTTTAACCTTACAACTGATGGACAATTTAAATTAAAACCAACATCGTTTGTAAAAGTTACAAGTGGAGCTCCTATTCAAATGGATTTAACTTCTTCAGTTATTTATAATGATAAATTCTCTGGAGGCATATCTTGGAGAACTGGAGATGCTCTTGGCTTGCTGCTTGGCATCAATTTAAACGACCAATTTATGTTTGGCTATTCTTTTGATTTTTCTTACACTAACACTACGTTTAACTACAATGGTGGTAGTCACGAAATAATGTTGAGATACGACATTGTTAAGAATAAAGAAAAATCAATGCCTAGTCATTTTTAA
- a CDS encoding gliding motility-associated C-terminal domain-containing protein, whose translation MAQNNAIFNGGSKDGHDKGCYTQTSNLNTTLSQGGNGDGHSKDCYTQATNLNMTMSAGGSGDGHSKDCYTQTSNLNLTLSAGGSGDGYSKDCYTQASNLNMTMSAGGSGDGYATSCYTQQSNLNNIFSGGDGGDGKLNGCANEPLGCFLAINLGNDTSFCTGQTLTLNAGSFPGGATYEWQDGSATQTFLVDTTGTYYVLVTDTAGCTGVDSIVVTVNPVPIVNLGNDTAFCAGNNIVLNAGNTGATYVWQNNPIPAYQNQTLTVNTSGIYFVTASFGTCTDTDSITVTVNPIVTTNLPDSTICQGNSALIFGVLQSVAGTYRDTILSSTGCDSILVQQLNVNPTYNQNLGTVTICNGDSALILGNYETVAGTYTATYQTINGCDSTVSQTLNVSPTHVVNLGNDTAFCAGNSLTLNAGAGASTYQWMNGTGFPYNQQTFTVSSTGTYYVVTTLGACTTSDTINVIVNPIVTTNLSNEVVCQGDSALIFGNYQTVAGNYYDTLTASTGCDSILVKQLIVNLTYNQNLGTVNICQGDSALILGNYETIAGTYSDTLMSINGCDSIVYQTLNVSPSHAVNLGNDTAFCAGNNLTLDASAGASSYQWMNGTGFPYNQQTFTVSSTGTYYVVTTLGACTTSDTINIIVNPIVTTNLSNEVVCQGDSALIFGNYQTVAGNYYDTLTASTGCDSILVKQLILNPVYNQNLTTITICSGDSALIFGTYQTVSGTYSDTLTSINGCDSIVNQPLSVLSNSSVNLGNDTAFCAGNSLLLDAGAGNSYTWQDNSTNQTYLVTTSGQYYVTVNVGSCSANDTINVTVNPIPTTNLPDVAVCQGDSALIFGNYQTVAGNYYDTLVASTTCDSIVIQQLIINPTYNYSLTPISICQGDSALIFGNYETVAGTYYDSTTTVFGCDSIVAQELIINPYHPIDLGPDTTVCENVTVLLDAGAGADTYQWQSNPLPGYMNQTFGAAGAGMYYVVATIGVCSSSDTINVNVIPTVYTNLADAEVCQGDSALIFGNYETVAGTYNQVLTAASGCDSILVQELIVHPNYVVPQSLAICQGDSVMFGGIYQYTAGTYYDTLQSVNTCDSIIATTLIVNPTFTINTSAAICQGDSIMLGGAYQTVAGVYTDVYSTIFGCDSTVNTTLNINPTYSINQNIEICFGDSIMLGGAYQNSAGVYTDVYSSIFGCDSTVVTTLGIKPIATETLTPITICDNDSALIFGNYQTVAGIYSTVIPNGAVNGCDSIVQQELIVNPTYQIFANATICSGDSIFLGGAYQTTAGVYVDVYSSSLTCDSTITTTLNVINSFTININDTICAGDSILLAGAYQTVAGTYTELLVSSGGCDSLVITELYVNPLPVVTLTADPELILSGQSSQLTATGGGLYTWTPTSSLSCINCANPIASPTETTLYTVEVNLSGCIVSDTITVSVDSEFKIPEGFSPNGDGVNDVFEIVGISQFPNNKIMIVNRWGNKVFEAAPYKSDWDGTSQFGITIGEKLPSGTYFYILDLGKTGPSGSQEIKGYIYINR comes from the coding sequence ATGGCACAAAACAACGCCATTTTTAATGGGGGAAGCAAAGATGGACACGACAAAGGGTGTTATACACAAACTTCTAATTTAAACACAACACTTTCGCAAGGAGGTAATGGTGATGGGCATAGCAAAGATTGTTATACGCAAGCTACTAACCTAAACATGACCATGTCGGCTGGTGGAAGTGGTGATGGACATAGTAAAGATTGTTATACACAAACTTCTAATTTAAACTTAACACTTTCTGCGGGTGGTAGTGGTGATGGGTATAGTAAAGATTGTTATACACAAGCTTCTAATTTAAACATGACCATGTCGGCTGGTGGAAGTGGCGATGGATATGCAACAAGCTGTTATACTCAACAATCTAATCTAAACAATATTTTTAGCGGTGGAGATGGTGGAGATGGTAAGCTAAATGGGTGTGCCAATGAACCTTTAGGATGTTTCCTTGCTATTAATCTAGGAAACGATACTTCGTTCTGTACTGGTCAAACACTTACTTTAAACGCAGGGAGTTTTCCAGGAGGAGCGACATACGAATGGCAAGATGGTTCTGCTACGCAAACTTTTTTAGTAGATACCACTGGAACATATTATGTGTTGGTTACCGATACTGCTGGATGTACTGGTGTTGATTCTATTGTAGTTACAGTTAACCCTGTTCCTATAGTTAATTTAGGAAACGATACCGCTTTTTGTGCAGGAAACAATATTGTTTTAAATGCAGGAAACACAGGAGCTACTTACGTGTGGCAAAACAATCCAATACCAGCATACCAAAATCAAACACTAACAGTAAATACAAGTGGAATATATTTTGTTACAGCAAGTTTTGGTACTTGTACTGATACCGATTCAATTACCGTTACAGTAAATCCAATCGTAACAACTAATTTACCTGATTCAACCATTTGCCAAGGTAATAGTGCTTTAATTTTTGGCGTACTACAAAGTGTTGCAGGAACATACAGAGATACCATTTTATCTTCAACAGGTTGTGATAGTATTTTGGTTCAACAATTAAATGTAAATCCTACCTATAACCAAAACCTTGGTACTGTTACCATTTGTAATGGTGACAGTGCTTTAATATTAGGTAATTATGAAACAGTTGCTGGAACCTATACAGCAACTTATCAAACCATTAATGGTTGTGATAGTACAGTTTCGCAAACATTAAATGTTAGTCCAACCCATGTAGTTAATTTAGGAAACGATACAGCATTTTGTGCTGGCAATAGTTTAACATTAAATGCAGGTGCTGGAGCAAGTACTTATCAATGGATGAATGGAACAGGGTTCCCTTACAATCAACAAACCTTCACTGTTTCAAGTACGGGAACGTATTATGTTGTAACTACTTTGGGAGCCTGTACAACTTCTGATACAATTAATGTAATCGTAAATCCTATTGTAACGACAAACCTATCAAACGAAGTAGTTTGTCAAGGAGATAGTGCTTTAATTTTTGGAAACTACCAGACTGTTGCAGGGAATTATTACGATACCCTAACTGCTTCAACAGGTTGTGATAGTATCTTGGTAAAACAATTAATTGTTAATCTTACATACAATCAAAATCTTGGTACTGTTAATATTTGTCAAGGTGATAGTGCTTTAATATTAGGTAATTATGAAACAATAGCAGGAACGTACTCCGACACTTTAATGAGCATTAATGGCTGTGACAGTATTGTTTATCAGACTTTAAATGTGAGTCCAAGCCATGCGGTTAATTTGGGTAACGATACTGCTTTTTGTGCTGGAAATAATTTAACATTAGACGCAAGTGCTGGAGCAAGTTCTTATCAATGGATGAATGGTACAGGGTTCCCTTACAATCAACAAACCTTCACTGTTTCGAGTACAGGAACATATTATGTTGTAACTACTTTGGGTGCTTGTACAACTTCTGATACAATTAATATAATCGTAAATCCTATTGTAACTACAAACCTATCAAACGAAGTAGTTTGTCAAGGAGATAGTGCGTTAATTTTTGGAAACTACCAAACTGTTGCAGGGAATTATTACGATACCCTAACTGCTTCAACGGGTTGTGATAGTATTTTGGTAAAACAACTAATCTTGAATCCTGTTTATAATCAAAACCTTACTACAATTACCATTTGTAGTGGTGATAGTGCGTTAATTTTTGGAACATATCAAACCGTTTCAGGAACTTATTCCGATACATTAACAAGTATCAATGGTTGCGATAGTATTGTTAATCAACCTTTATCAGTATTATCAAACTCAAGTGTTAATTTAGGCAACGATACGGCTTTCTGTGCAGGAAACTCATTATTACTTGATGCAGGAGCTGGAAATTCGTACACTTGGCAAGACAACAGTACTAATCAAACTTATTTGGTTACTACTTCTGGACAATATTATGTAACTGTAAATGTTGGAAGTTGTTCTGCAAATGATACTATTAATGTAACGGTTAATCCAATACCTACAACTAATTTACCAGATGTTGCAGTTTGCCAAGGCGATAGTGCATTAATTTTTGGAAACTATCAAACCGTTGCAGGTAATTATTACGATACCTTAGTTGCATCAACAACTTGCGATAGCATCGTGATACAACAATTAATCATTAACCCAACGTACAACTATAGTTTAACTCCAATATCTATTTGCCAAGGCGATAGTGCATTGATTTTTGGAAACTACGAAACCGTTGCGGGAACTTATTACGATTCAACAACAACAGTTTTTGGATGTGATAGTATTGTTGCTCAAGAATTAATTATCAATCCTTACCACCCGATTGATTTGGGACCAGATACCACCGTTTGTGAAAATGTAACAGTATTATTAGATGCAGGTGCTGGTGCAGATACTTATCAATGGCAAAGCAACCCATTACCAGGATACATGAATCAAACCTTTGGTGCAGCTGGTGCAGGCATGTACTATGTAGTTGCCACAATAGGTGTATGTTCTTCGTCAGATACTATTAATGTTAATGTAATTCCAACTGTTTATACCAATTTAGCTGATGCAGAAGTATGTCAGGGGGATAGTGCGTTGATTTTTGGAAACTACGAAACTGTTGCAGGAACATACAATCAAGTACTCACAGCAGCTTCTGGTTGCGATAGTATTTTGGTTCAGGAATTAATTGTACACCCTAATTACGTTGTACCTCAATCTCTTGCTATTTGTCAAGGTGATAGTGTTATGTTCGGTGGAATATACCAATATACTGCTGGAACGTATTACGATACTTTGCAATCTGTAAATACTTGTGATAGTATAATTGCAACGACTTTAATTGTTAACCCTACTTTTACTATTAATACAAGTGCTGCAATTTGTCAAGGCGATAGCATCATGCTTGGAGGGGCTTACCAAACTGTTGCTGGAGTTTATACTGATGTTTATAGTACAATTTTTGGTTGCGATAGTACAGTTAACACAACCTTAAACATAAATCCTACCTACTCAATAAATCAAAACATTGAAATATGTTTTGGCGATAGCATAATGCTTGGTGGAGCATATCAGAATAGTGCAGGCGTTTACACCGATGTTTATAGTTCAATATTTGGTTGCGACAGTACAGTTGTTACAACTTTAGGAATTAAACCAATTGCAACAGAAACCTTAACTCCAATTACAATTTGTGATAACGATTCTGCTCTTATTTTTGGAAACTACCAAACCGTTGCAGGAATCTATTCTACTGTAATACCAAATGGAGCAGTAAATGGTTGCGATAGTATTGTACAACAAGAATTAATTGTAAATCCTACCTATCAAATTTTTGCAAACGCAACCATTTGTAGCGGAGATAGTATTTTCCTTGGCGGTGCTTACCAAACTACAGCAGGAGTTTATGTGGATGTTTATTCATCAAGTTTAACTTGCGATAGCACAATTACAACAACATTAAATGTGATAAACAGCTTTACCATAAACATCAACGATACCATTTGCGCTGGAGATAGCATCTTGTTGGCAGGAGCTTATCAAACTGTTGCAGGAACTTATACTGAATTGCTAGTATCTTCTGGTGGTTGCGATAGTTTAGTAATAACTGAACTTTATGTAAATCCGTTACCAGTAGTAACATTAACTGCCGACCCTGAATTGATATTATCCGGTCAATCGTCGCAATTAACTGCTACAGGCGGAGGGTTATATACTTGGACACCCACATCAAGTTTATCGTGTATAAACTGTGCCAATCCTATTGCATCTCCAACAGAAACAACTTTATATACAGTTGAGGTTAATTTAAGTGGTTGTATCGTTTCAGACACCATTACAGTAAGTGTTGATTCTGAATTTAAAATTCCTGAAGGATTCTCTCCTAACGGTGATGGAGTTAATGATGTATTTGAAATAGTGGGTATTAGTCAATTCCCGAACAATAAAATAATGATTGTAAACCGTTGGGGGAACAAAGTGTTTGAAGCTGCTCCTTACAAATCGGATTGGGATGGAACAAGTCAGTTTGGAATTACAATTGGCGAAAAATTACCATCAGGAACGTACTTCTACATCCTTGATTTAGGTAAAACAGGACCTTCAGGTTCTCAAGAAATTAAAGGTTACATATATATAAATAGATAA
- a CDS encoding SUMF1/EgtB/PvdO family nonheme iron enzyme: MKHSLLKTTKNVTAAMLLIAISSVTNLSANNIAVANTSIIAQNTAANYTHVKFDVSWENSWRTSTLESNWDAAYVFVKYRIPPMNTWKHATLNYVDGTATNDGNTEPVGSTINTTSDGKGAFLYRNANGIGNVNFTGARLRWDYGADGLNDDDSVEVCVFAIEMVYVPQGAYYLGDGAAVAGVGIQGNFEAGTSGNPFYLTSEAALTLGGGGAGSLGNNNTSGMTTPSYEDFSDATTKTLPAAFPKGFNAFYCMKYEITQGQYADFLNKLTLTQATARYMAAYNTNNQSITGTHPTFAADAPDRPLYYINYIDFMSYLDWSGLRPMTELEYEKACRGSRGVGFLPTPDEYPWGDITLKAGPGYTITNTGLPNETVNSVTTIGNAAYNLTNNTRPYRVGIFAASLATPNRVEAGASYYGIMELAGNQWELTIAVGRAEGRTFVGAHGDGSIDAAGNYNVASWPSGVWGLGMRGSGFNGADYQLRTSSRQYAHYHSINATRIAALGGRGVRTAQ; encoded by the coding sequence ATGAAACATTCATTACTAAAAACTACAAAAAACGTTACTGCAGCAATGTTGCTAATAGCTATTTCTTCAGTAACAAATTTATCTGCTAACAATATTGCTGTAGCTAACACTTCAATTATTGCTCAAAATACAGCAGCTAATTATACCCATGTAAAGTTTGATGTAAGTTGGGAAAATTCATGGAGAACTTCAACCCTTGAAAGCAACTGGGATGCCGCGTATGTGTTTGTAAAATACAGAATACCTCCAATGAACACATGGAAACATGCTACATTAAACTATGTGGATGGAACGGCTACAAATGATGGTAATACTGAACCTGTAGGATCAACAATTAACACTACTTCTGACGGAAAAGGTGCGTTTTTATATAGAAATGCAAATGGTATTGGCAATGTTAATTTTACAGGGGCTCGTTTACGTTGGGATTATGGTGCTGATGGTTTAAATGATGATGATAGCGTTGAAGTGTGTGTTTTTGCTATTGAAATGGTTTATGTTCCACAAGGTGCTTATTATTTAGGTGATGGTGCTGCTGTTGCTGGTGTTGGTATTCAAGGAAATTTTGAAGCTGGAACATCTGGCAACCCATTTTATTTAACGTCTGAAGCAGCATTAACACTTGGTGGTGGCGGTGCAGGCTCATTAGGCAACAACAATACATCTGGTATGACAACTCCTTCTTATGAAGATTTTAGTGATGCTACAACTAAAACTTTACCAGCAGCGTTTCCTAAGGGTTTTAATGCTTTCTATTGTATGAAGTATGAAATAACCCAAGGTCAATATGCCGATTTTTTAAACAAACTTACATTAACTCAAGCCACTGCAAGATATATGGCTGCTTACAATACAAATAATCAATCTATTACAGGTACTCACCCAACTTTTGCAGCAGATGCTCCAGATAGACCTTTGTATTACATTAATTATATCGATTTTATGTCTTATTTGGATTGGAGTGGTTTACGCCCAATGACTGAATTGGAATACGAAAAAGCATGTAGAGGTTCAAGAGGTGTTGGATTTTTACCTACCCCAGATGAATATCCTTGGGGAGATATTACACTTAAAGCGGGACCAGGTTATACGATTACAAATACTGGCTTACCAAATGAAACAGTAAATTCAGTAACTACAATTGGAAATGCGGCTTACAATTTAACAAACAATACTCGTCCTTACAGAGTAGGTATTTTTGCAGCAAGTTTAGCTACCCCTAACAGAGTAGAAGCTGGAGCATCTTATTATGGTATAATGGAGTTAGCTGGAAACCAATGGGAATTAACTATTGCAGTAGGAAGAGCTGAAGGAAGAACTTTTGTTGGAGCTCATGGCGACGGGAGTATTGATGCCGCTGGGAATTACAATGTTGCAAGTTGGCCTTCTGGTGTTTGGGGCTTAGGAATGAGAGGTAGTGGGTTTAATGGTGCTGACTATCAATTACGAACTTCATCACGTCAATATGCACATTATCACTCTATAAACGCCACTAGAATTGCTGCATTAGGTGGACGAGGAGTTAGAACTGCTCAATAA
- a CDS encoding response regulator transcription factor, whose amino-acid sequence MKKQMNSSITSREKDVVALMYKGLNYTEIASQLNISPATVRKHTENIYKKLGAHNKVEAIHKCIEKKILKF is encoded by the coding sequence ATGAAGAAACAAATGAATAGTTCTATTACTAGTAGAGAAAAAGATGTAGTTGCTCTAATGTATAAAGGATTAAATTATACTGAAATAGCTAGCCAACTGAATATTAGTCCTGCAACGGTTAGAAAACATACTGAAAACATTTATAAAAAATTAGGTGCACACAATAAAGTTGAAGCGATACATAAATGTATTGAGAAAAAAATATTAAAATTTTAA
- a CDS encoding adenylyltransferase/cytidyltransferase family protein: MNKLQNIKSKIVDLKQLEKLISTWKSDHQQIVFTNGCFDIIHRGHVEYLAEASDLGNKFILAVNSDASVKRLEKGSSRPIQDEYSRALIVAAFKFVDAVIIFDEQTPIELIQKIVPDVLVKGGDYDPNCTDKTEKKYIVGSDVVKANSGRVEVIKFVPGFSTSKIEAKIRTCK; the protein is encoded by the coding sequence ATGAATAAACTACAAAACATAAAATCTAAAATTGTTGACCTTAAACAACTTGAAAAGTTGATTTCAACGTGGAAATCTGACCATCAACAAATTGTTTTTACCAATGGTTGTTTTGATATAATTCATCGTGGACATGTTGAATATTTGGCAGAAGCTTCAGATTTGGGAAATAAATTTATTCTAGCAGTAAATTCAGATGCTTCCGTTAAACGATTAGAAAAAGGAAGTTCAAGACCAATTCAGGATGAATATTCGAGGGCATTAATTGTTGCTGCTTTTAAATTTGTTGATGCAGTAATAATTTTTGATGAACAAACGCCTATAGAACTTATTCAAAAAATTGTTCCAGATGTATTGGTGAAAGGAGGGGATTACGACCCGAATTGTACTGATAAAACAGAGAAAAAATACATTGTGGGTTCTGATGTGGTTAAAGCAAATAGTGGTAGAGTAGAGGTTATCAAATTTGTACCAGGGTTTTCTACTTCAAAAATTGAAGCTAAAATTAGAACTTGTAAATAA
- a CDS encoding gamma carbonic anhydrase family protein: MALIKTVNGDTPEFGKDCFLAENSTITGNVKMGDNCSIWFNAVIRGDVHYIKMGNKVNVQDGAVIHATYKISPTNIGNNVSIGHNALVHGCTIHDNVLIGMGAIVMDDVVIESNSIVGAGAVVTKGTHIESGSVYAGNPAKKIKNVDQNLIEGEINRIADSYVMYSGWYK, translated from the coding sequence ATGGCATTAATTAAAACAGTAAACGGAGACACTCCAGAATTTGGCAAAGATTGCTTTTTAGCAGAAAATTCAACCATAACTGGCAATGTAAAAATGGGAGATAATTGCAGTATTTGGTTTAATGCCGTTATCCGTGGTGACGTGCATTACATTAAAATGGGTAACAAAGTAAATGTGCAAGATGGAGCGGTAATACATGCCACCTATAAAATATCACCAACCAATATTGGCAACAATGTTTCAATTGGACACAACGCTTTGGTGCATGGCTGCACTATACATGACAATGTTTTAATAGGTATGGGCGCCATTGTTATGGATGATGTTGTTATTGAAAGTAATTCAATTGTTGGTGCTGGAGCTGTAGTTACCAAAGGAACACACATTGAAAGTGGAAGTGTTTATGCTGGAAATCCTGCTAAAAAAATAAAAAATGTAGACCAGAATTTAATTGAAGGAGAAATAAATCGAATCGCTGATAGTTATGTAATGTATTCGGGTTGGTACAAATGA
- a CDS encoding D-tyrosyl-tRNA(Tyr) deacylase yields the protein MKTVIQRVLSASVDINQITKSEIGNGLLILLGIEHDDTTEDIEWLCGKIARLRIFGDENGAMNLSVLDTKGEVIIVSQFTLHASTKKGNRPSFINAAKPETAIPLYEGFITQLEKELNKKIQTGEFGADMKVSLVNDGPVTIIIDSKNKE from the coding sequence ATGAAAACAGTTATTCAAAGAGTATTATCAGCATCGGTTGATATTAACCAAATCACCAAAAGTGAAATTGGCAATGGGCTGCTTATTTTATTGGGTATTGAACATGATGACACCACTGAAGACATTGAATGGTTGTGTGGTAAAATTGCTCGTTTACGTATTTTTGGAGATGAAAACGGAGCGATGAATTTATCTGTTTTAGACACCAAAGGAGAAGTGATAATAGTTAGCCAATTTACTTTACACGCCAGCACAAAAAAAGGCAACCGACCATCGTTTATAAATGCCGCAAAACCAGAAACTGCAATTCCGTTGTACGAAGGTTTTATCACTCAACTGGAAAAAGAGCTCAATAAAAAAATACAAACCGGAGAATTTGGAGCCGACATGAAAGTCTCGTTAGTAAATGATGGACCAGTTACAATAATTATCGATTCAAAAAACAAAGAATAA